TCGGCCGGCAGAAAGGCGCCGGCCGGGTTCGCCACCAGGTTGAGTTCGAGGCCGCTGCCCGGCTGCCCGAAGCCAAGTTCATTCAAACGCTTGAGCATCTCGACGCTCCTGTCCATCACTCCTTTGCCGCGCTGGGCATCGGTCTGGGATGGCGATGTTGACGGGAAGGACGCGACCAGAATTATCTTCAATTCGATTAACAGATCGAGCAGGGTTTGCCGGTCGTTATCACCAAGAGCGGTCAAATTCGAACGCAGCATCATTTTATCAGCAAATGGCCGCAAACCACGCAGAAGGTAGTCAATGTCCGGCACCAGTTCCGGGGCGCCGCCGGTGATATCGATAAGATTGAAACGACCCCGTCCGGCGAAGGCGATGACCTCATCCATGGTCTGACGCTCCATCACTTCGAGGCGATGCGGACCAGCCTCGAGATGGCAATGCTTGCAGGCGAGGTCACAGAGCAACCCGGTATTGATCTGCAAAATATGCGCATGATCACGGGCCAGACCGATCCCTTCGTCGTCAAGCACCTGAGAAAATGGTTTAAAATTTGAACGTCCGTCTGCCATAAAACAGGTTCTTTCAATCGAGTATTTTCAAATTATCTCACATTGACAACTTCTCGGCAATATTGCGCATCTGCACTCCGTGAACCAGCGTTGCGCCGCCACGGATTGCGTTGGCGACATGAACGGCTTCGGTCATTTCGCCGAGGTTCGAGCCTTTTTCGAGACAGGATTGGGTGTAGGCGTCGATGCAATAGGGACACTGTACGGCGTGAGCGACGCCGAGGGCAATCAGTGCTTTCTCCCGGGCGGTCAATTCACCCTCGGCAAATACCGCACCGTAGTAGTCGAAAAACTTTTGGGCCAGCTCCGGGGCTTCTTCTCCGATTTCAGCGAATTTCCCCAGGTCTTCCGGCTTGTAGTATGTCTCCATCTTTTACCTCCCGTTCAGGTGAAAATGATCAAGTAGTTTAAAGGTCTGCAATTTCGTATCAATCTGTCTTATCGTCACTGACAGTGAAGCACTTTATTACTGCTGGTTATTGTCCAGCATTGTCATAATGAAAACATAAAGAAAGCATAAAGAACATGTAAAATTTTCAAAAATCAGGACTCAATAAATGCGCCAGGTGCGAATCAATGCTATAAATTTAATAACTTAACCTGACAATCAGGAGACTTCATGAAAATATCCATCTCGAAATTTATGGTGATCGGCATCATTGCCGGACTCATCTGGGCCTTTTTTGCTTTCGACCTCGGCCAGTATCTGACCCTCGATTACATCAAGACGCAGCAAGCCGCCTTCAATGATTACTACGAGCAGAATCGCCTCCTGACAATCGCTGTCTACATCCTGATTTATATCGTCGTCACTGCCCTTTCGCTTCCGGGCGCAGCGGTATTGACCCTTGCCGGCGGTGCCCTTCTCGGCCTCTGGGTCGCGCTGGTTGCGGTTTCCTTCGCCAGCACCATCGGTGCGACCCTCGCTTTTCTCGTCTCCCGTTTCCTGCTACGCGACTGGGTCCAGGGAAAATTCGGCGACAAGCTCAAGGCGATCAATAACGGAGTCGAAAAAGATGGCGCATTCTACCTCTTTTCCCTGCGCCTGGTCCCGATCTTCCCGTTCTTCGTGATCAACCTGGTGATGGGACTGACACCCCTTAAAACGGGGCTCTTCTACATTGTCAGCCAGGTCGGCATGCTTCCCGGCACCTTCGTCTATGTCAACGCCGGCACCCAGCTCGGTCAGATCGAATCGGCTTCGGGCATCCTTTCGCCGGCAATCATTTTTTCCTTCGTGCTGCTCGGCATTTTTCCGCTGATCGCCAGAAAAGTTCTCGACATGGTCAAGGCCCGAAAGGTTTATAAGGACTTTAACAAACCAACCGCTTTCGACTACAACCTGGTCGCTATCGGCGCCGGTTCGGCCGGTCTGGTCAGCGCCTATATTGGTGCCGCGGTCAAGGCCAAAGTCGCCTTGATCGAAAAGCACAAGATGGGCGGCGACTGCCTCAACACCGGTTGCGTTCCGAGCAAGGCGCTGCTGCGCTCGGCCAAGATGCTCTCCTATGCGCAAAGGGCACAGGAGTTCGGCTTTCGCAAAAATGAAGTCGACTTCGATTTCGCCGAGGTCATGGAGCGCGTACAGAACGTGATCAGCAAGGTCGAGCCGCATGATTCGATCGAGCGCTACACCGATCTCGGCGTCGAGGTGTTCACCGGTGAGGCGACCATCGTTTCCCCCTGGGAGGTCGAGGTCAACGGCAAAGTTATCAGCACCCGCAGCATTATCGTCGCCACCGGCGCCCGCCCCTTCATTCCGCCGATTCCGGGGCTCGACCAGGTCGAGTACAAAACGTCCGACAACATCTGGGAGTTGCGGCAAAAACCGGAAAGACTGGTCGTCCTCGGCGGCGGTCCGATCGGCTCCGAACTGACCCAGGCCTTCGCCCGCCTCGGCAGCCGGGTCACCCAGATCGAGATGGCACCACGCATCATGGGGCGCGAGGATAGCGATGCCGCCGACTACATCAAACAAAAGTTTGTCGACGAAGGGGTCAATGTCCTGACTGAGCATCAGGCCAAAGAGGTTGTTGTTGAAGGCGATAAAAAGATGTTGATCTGCGAACACAATGCCGAGAAGGTTGAAATCGCGTTCGACGAGATCCTGGTCGCCGTCGGCCGCAAGGCCAACGTTTCAGGCTTCGGCCTCGAGGAACTGGGAGTCAGGATTGCCGAGCGCGGCACCATTGAGACCGATCCTTATTTACGCACCAACTTCCCCAACATCCTCTGCGCCGGCGACGTCGCCGGCCCCTACCAGTTCACCCATACCGCCGGGCACCAGGCCTGGTACGCCGCAGTCAACGCCCTCTTCGGCAGTTTCAAGAAGTTCAAGGTCGATTACTCGGTCATTCCCTGGGCGACCTACACCGACCCCGAGGTGGCGCGGGTTGGTCTTAACGAAACCGAGGCGAAGGAGCAGGATATCCCTTACGAGGTGACCAAATACGGAATCGATGATCTCGACCGGGCGATCGCCGACTCGGAGGATCACGGCTGGGTCAAGGTCCTGACCAAACCGGGAACCGACAGGATTCTCGGGGTCACTATCGTCGGCACCCACGCCTCCGATATTATTGCCGAGTATATCCTGGCGATGAAAAACAGTATCGGCCTCAACAAGATCCTCGGTACCATTCACATCTATCCGACCCTCGCCGAGTCGAACAAGATGGCGGCCGGCCAGTGGAAAAAAGATCACGCTCCGGAAAAGCTGCTGCAGTGGGTCGAGAAGTTGCACCGCTGGCGGCGATAATAAAGTGTCTGGACCTCTAACGGTTGAATCCACGCCAATATCTGTTAACTTATAATTTATTGGCAATATCTGTCGGAATGAAATACATCAACCAAGGAGACTATCATGAAAGGAAATGCCAAACTTATCGATGCACTCAATGACCGGTTGTCCGAGGAACTCGGCGCCATCAATCAATATTTCGTCCACGCCGAGATGTGCGAGGACTGGGGTTATAGCACTCTGCACCAGCAGATCAAGGAGCGCTCAATTCAGGAAATGCGTCATGCCGAGTCCCTGATCGAGCGGATTCTTTTTCTCGAGGGCCAGCCGCTTGTAACCAAGCTCGGCCCGATTTCGATCGGTAAAAAAGTCGAGGAGATGCACGGCAAGGACTGCGACGCCGAAGCTGACGCGATCAAGGGCTATAACGAGACGATCAAGCTGGCCGTAGAGGTCGGCGACAACGGCACCAAGCAGTTGCTCGAAACTATCCTCAAGGACGAGGAGATGCACATCGACTGGCTCGAGGAACAACAGGACCAGATCGAGCAGATGGGCATCCAGATCTACCTGTCGCAGCAGCGTAACGGCTCAGGTGGTGGCGCCGCCGAGTAACACAGCGCCTAATCCAATTAGCAAAGGGGACAGGATAAAACCTGGCCCCTTTTTCTTTATGCTGCCGATCAGGGCGCAACGGTGTTCACTCCTGCTCGCTCCGGACCGGCATTTTCATAATGTAGGCAGTCACTGCCAGAGCAATCACCAGCAACAGTACTTTGACCCAGAGCAGCGGCACGAAAAAAACCACGGAAATCCCGATACTGATCCAGACCAGGAGGATCGCCTTGAATTTGGCGCCGGCCGGCATTCCCTCGTTCTCGAGATAGGGCCGGATCAGCGGCCCGAGCCGGTTGTGATTGAGCAGCCAGGCATGGAAGCTGTCGGAGCTGCGGGCGAAGCAGGCGAGTGCCAACAGCAGAAAGGGCACGGTCGGCAGCACCGGCAGGAAGATGCCGAATACCGCCAGGATCACGCAGAGGCAGCCCAGAGCGAGCAGTACCGGCCGCAGCACTCTACGCCTGCCCATCGACCCTCTCCTGCGCGCCGCCAGGCCTGCCGGTCTGCTGCAGGACCAGCCCGGCAACGATCAGGACAAGACCGATAAAGGTCGCCGGCAGGATCTCTTCACCGACCAGAAAACGGATAAAGACCAACGACAGGAAGGGCGAGATAAAGATCAGGTTGGCGATGCGGGCGGTATTGACCGAGAGCTTGAGGGCCTTGAGCCAGAGGACGAACGTGATGCCCATCTCGAACAGGCCGACATAACCGGCGCCGAGCAGGCCGGACAGCGGAGGCATCCGAAACCCCTCGGTGAGCAGCAGGTAAAGGCCGACCAGCGGCAGACCGAACAGGAAGTTGAGAAAAAGGCCGACAACCGGGTCGCATTGACTGCGCGTGTTGTATATCCAGTAGAGCGCCCAGAACAGGGTCGACAGCAGGGCCAGGCCGACCCCGAGCGGACTGTCGAACTGCATCGCCAGCAGATCACCGCGGGTCGAGATAACGACGACCCCGGCGTAGCTGACGGCCACCGCCAGCAGCTCGCGCAGCGATATCTTCTGCTTGAGCAGCGGAATCGACAGCAGGGTCAGGGTGATCGCCCAGGTGTAGTTGATCGGCTGGGCTTGCTGCGCCGGTAGCAGGTCATAGGCCTTGAACAGGACGAGGTAATAGAGAAAAGGGTTGATAAACCCGAGGCCGAAAGAAGTCAACAGGGCGGATCGCTTCACCCGTTTGAGCTGACCCGCCTTTCCCTGGATCAGAAGGATTATAAAGAGGATGATCAGTGAAACCAGCGCGGCATAAAAGAGCAGTTCGGCCGGGGTCAGGTAGCGCAGCGAAAGTTTGAAGGCGCTGGCTACCGTCGACCAGCAGAGGACCGCAAGCAAACCGTAAAGTAGCGCCAGTCGTTGCTGTGTCATACCGCCTCCCGAACCGCCCGGTAGCGGCGCGTCGGAAAGGCGAGAATCATCAGCCCGGAGAGGATCAGCAACAAACCGCCCCAGGCGGCCAGCGGCAGCCGCTCGCCGACGACCAGCACGCCGAGCAGGGCAGCTGTCATCGGTTCGGCCAGCGACAGGGTTACGGCGGAAGCGACCTGAACCGTCTGCAGGCCGCGGGCAAACAGCCAGTAGGAGAGCGCCATGGTAAAGATGCCGAGGTGCAGGACGACAGCGATACTGCGCGGTTGTGCCAGCCAGGACAGATCACGCCCCCAGGCCGTCGGCAGCAGGATGATCGCGGCAACACAGACCACCATCGCCATGACCGCGTTTGGTGCTCGCTCTTCAAGCATCCCTTTGATCACCAGGGTGTATGCAGCATAGGAAGCGCCGGCACCGACAGCCAGTACAAGGCCGAACATATCAACCACAACCGCGCCACTCCTGCCGGCGAGCCCGAGCAGCGCGCAGCCGCCGATCGCCAGAATTGTCGCCATGCCCCAGCGCCTGCCCGGCCGCTCCCGGCGAAACAGGTAACCAAGGATTCCGCCGGCTATCGGGGCGCTGCCGATACCGACGACGGTACCAATAGCGACGCCGGTCTTGGCGACGGCGGCAAAGAAGCTGAGCTGATAAGCAGCAGTAAAGAGAGCTGCCAGGAGAGTTTGTTTCCACGGCCATTCCGACAACCGGGAAATCTCGCGGCGCGCCAGTGCGAGGAACATCAGGGCGATGCCACCGATCGCCAGCCGGCAGGCGCCGATGATCGCCGGATCAAAGCCCGCGGCAGCAAAAGACTGGGCGGTGCCGGTAGTCCCCCAGAGCATGGCGGCCCCGAGAACAAAAAAGGTTCCGGTTGCGGGTGTCGAGCGGTTCATATCTTCATTTCTTGCGTATCAGCCGGTCGTTGCCGGCAAAAAAGGCCAGGTAAAGAATGCCCGCAAGTCGACCGGCGGTCAAGGCCAAAGCCGCCAGAATAATCCCCGGCCAACTGACATGGCTGATGGTCGTCGCCAGGACCAGCAGAATCACCGCCGCCTCGAGAAGGGTCCCGGTTGAAATCGGCCCGGTTTGCTTCATGACCAGCAGGCGCGAGCGCTGCCAGGTAATCCAGACGGTCAATCCCGGCATCAGAACCATCAGTATGAGTGGCAGGCGGGAAAAAGAGACCAATTCCGGGGTCAGACCGGAGATGGTGCGTAACCAGAGGTCGGCAAGCGGCGTCAGCGCGATCAGGCCGAGAATGCCAACGCAGGATATACCGAGCAGCAGGGCAAAGCGCCCGACCTTCTCCTGCTCCTCAAGATGTGGCCCGAGCAGGGCGATGGCCGCCTCCTGGTAGGAAAGCCCGAGGGCGCGAAAAATGAAAGTCAGCCCGTAGAGGACCGGCAGCACCGCCAGCGACTCGAGCGGAAAAGCTCCCCGGCTGAGGAAAAAAGTGATCACCGGCTGGACGCTCAAGGCGATGAAAGGTGTCAGCGCCAGCGGCAGGTAATAATGCCAGATGGTCGCCATCGAAAGCGGCTCTGCTTCGTTATGCCGCTCCAGATATGCGGTGATCGACGGTTTGGCCAGTTGCCGGGTGACCAGCGCTTCAACCACCACCCCGACCGAAAGGGCCAGGGCCCCGATCACCGATCCCGGCAGAGGACCGACAACGGCGAAGGTCAGGCCAGCGAGGGTCATCGCCACAACCCGGGTGATGGTGCCGATGGTGACCCTTCGGGTCCGGCCGTCGGCAATCAATACCCCCTGGTAAAAGCGGCGAAAGCCGATCGCACCCGGCCATGGCAACAGTGCCCAGAGGGCCGGGTTGACCTTGCTGGCAACTTCCGGCTGCAGGCCGATCAGCTCGACACCGAGCCAGTTAAAAACGGGCGGCAGGGAAATCAGGGCCAGCAGCAGGGTCACTCCGAGACTGAGCAGAACGGTAAACCAGCGGAGTTTTCGATAGGAGTTTTGCCCGCGACAAAGGGCTGTCGACGCCGCCATCAGCATAATAACCGGAGCTTCGGCAACCAGGGCGAAGGCGAAGGCGACCCCGTAGGCGGCGAGGTTGACAACGGCTTCCGGCAATCGGGCAATCAGGGCGGCCAGGTAGGGCCCTTCGATCGCCATCAGGATCCAGGTCAGGGCCAGGGGGCTCCAGAACAGGAAGATCCGTCCGTATGTCAGCCGATGCCCGGCTTTACCCGTTGTCATGATGGTCTTAAAACTTCGGTTGTGAAAGGGCTGCCGGACACTGCCGGGCGGTTAATGCGACATCAATACCGGCACCGTCATCGAATCGAGCAGGTAGCGGCCGATCTCGCCGAGTGTCTGGTGGCCGCGCCGCGACTGCGAAAAGGCACCGATCACCAGAAGGTCGATCCCCTGGTCGGCGATGCGGCTCAACAAAAGATCGCCAACCTTCATGTCGCCGCTGACCAGGCGCTCACTCGTTGCCTTGATCGAATGACGCTGCAGATGCTGACAGATATCGGCATCATGACACCTCGATGCTTCGTCGCCATGGCGACCTTCAATACTGATCACCCGGACCGCTTCGGCTGCGCCGAGCAACGGCATTGCGTCATGCAGGGCCCGTGATGATTCCGGTCCGCCGCGCCAGCCGAGCATAACGCGCTGGCCGATGCTTTCGAACTGGCCGGCATAGGGGACGATCAGAACCGGACGGCCGGCACCGAGCACCGCCCGCTCCGGCAGATCGGGAGGGCTCGATCGTTCCGGATGCTCAAAGTCGACCTGGCTGACAACCAGCAGATCACGATAGTGAGCGTGCAGGTTGATCAGTTGCGACATGTCCATGTTGCTGGCGGCACAATCGGCGCAGATCCATTCGGTCTCGATGCCGGCGGCGGCCGTCGCTTCGGCAAAATCCTTTTTCGCCTCGGCGGCGATCTTTTGCGGATCAACATGGTGGGAAGCGAAATAGGGATGCGGAATCACGTAGAGCCCGGTCAAGCGGGCCCGGTGTTGACGGGCGAGGCCGATTGCAGCCGCGAGTCGCGATTGGCAGGTGGTGCGGGTATCGATATGGACCAGGATGTCTTTGAAACTCATTGTCGCCACCTTTTTGTCAGTGTTTCTTGCCGAGATACGCTTCCTGAACCTTCTCCGAAGCGAGCAACTCCTGTGAAGTGCCAGAGAGGGCGATCTTGCCAACATCAAGCACGTATCCGCGGTCGGCCAGCCTGAGAGCCGCCTTGGCGTTCTGTTCGACCAGAAGAACGGTGACGCCTTTTTTGGCAATCTCCCTGATCTGCTTGAAGATCGCCTTGACCAGGATTGGCGCGATACCGAGGCTCGGCTCGTCGAGCAGCAGCATTTCCGGATCGGACATCAGGGCGCGGCCAATGGCCAGCATCTGCTGTTCGCCGCCGGAGAGAGTCCCGGCCAGCTGCTTGCGGCGCTCCTGCAGGCGCGGGAACAATTCATAGACCCAGTTCAGGGTGTCGCGATTCATTTTTTTACGGCTGTAGGCGCCGAGCATCAGGTTCTCCTCGACCGTGAGGATGCCGAAAACCCGCCGGCCCTCCGGAGAATGACTGATGCCGAGCTTGACCACCTTGTGCGCCGGGATCTCGGTCAACTCCTGCCCCTTGAACCGGATCGAGCCGGACTCGGCCTTAAGCAGCTGACTGATGGTCCGCATGGTGGTCGTTTTACCGGCTCCATTGGCACCGAGGATGGCGACAATCTCGCCCTTGCGCACTTCGAGCGAGATCCCCTTGATCGCAGAGATGCTGCCATAGGAGACCTCGAGATCCTTTATTTCAAACAGGATGTCGTCACTCATCGTCTTCATCCTCACTTCCCAGGTAAGCTTCGATGACCGCCGGATCTTTTTGAATCTCCACCGGCGTACCTTCGGCGATTTTTTTACCGAAATTGACCACCGTCAGGTAGTCGGTTACCTCCATGACCATGTCCATATCGTGCTCAATCAACAGGACGGTGACACCCTTGTCACGT
Above is a window of Desulfuromonas sp. DNA encoding:
- a CDS encoding DUF3641 domain-containing protein, coding for MADGRSNFKPFSQVLDDEGIGLARDHAHILQINTGLLCDLACKHCHLEAGPHRLEVMERQTMDEVIAFAGRGRFNLIDITGGAPELVPDIDYLLRGLRPFADKMMLRSNLTALGDNDRQTLLDLLIELKIILVASFPSTSPSQTDAQRGKGVMDRSVEMLKRLNELGFGQPGSGLELNLVANPAGAFLPADQVATEQKFKRDAERKWGIVFNNLFTFANMPLGRFRSWLEKSGNLDGYLLKLANAFNSCTLDGLMCKSLISVAWDGTVYDCDFNLAAGIPLGGQQKHVSELAEPPGPGELIATGDHCYACTAGSGFT
- a CDS encoding 4-carboxymuconolactone decarboxylase, yielding METYYKPEDLGKFAEIGEEAPELAQKFFDYYGAVFAEGELTAREKALIALGVAHAVQCPYCIDAYTQSCLEKGSNLGEMTEAVHVANAIRGGATLVHGVQMRNIAEKLSM
- a CDS encoding pyridine nucleotide-disulfide oxidoreductase, producing the protein MKISISKFMVIGIIAGLIWAFFAFDLGQYLTLDYIKTQQAAFNDYYEQNRLLTIAVYILIYIVVTALSLPGAAVLTLAGGALLGLWVALVAVSFASTIGATLAFLVSRFLLRDWVQGKFGDKLKAINNGVEKDGAFYLFSLRLVPIFPFFVINLVMGLTPLKTGLFYIVSQVGMLPGTFVYVNAGTQLGQIESASGILSPAIIFSFVLLGIFPLIARKVLDMVKARKVYKDFNKPTAFDYNLVAIGAGSAGLVSAYIGAAVKAKVALIEKHKMGGDCLNTGCVPSKALLRSAKMLSYAQRAQEFGFRKNEVDFDFAEVMERVQNVISKVEPHDSIERYTDLGVEVFTGEATIVSPWEVEVNGKVISTRSIIVATGARPFIPPIPGLDQVEYKTSDNIWELRQKPERLVVLGGGPIGSELTQAFARLGSRVTQIEMAPRIMGREDSDAADYIKQKFVDEGVNVLTEHQAKEVVVEGDKKMLICEHNAEKVEIAFDEILVAVGRKANVSGFGLEELGVRIAERGTIETDPYLRTNFPNILCAGDVAGPYQFTHTAGHQAWYAAVNALFGSFKKFKVDYSVIPWATYTDPEVARVGLNETEAKEQDIPYEVTKYGIDDLDRAIADSEDHGWVKVLTKPGTDRILGVTIVGTHASDIIAEYILAMKNSIGLNKILGTIHIYPTLAESNKMAAGQWKKDHAPEKLLQWVEKLHRWRR
- the bfr gene encoding bacterioferritin, whose protein sequence is MKGNAKLIDALNDRLSEELGAINQYFVHAEMCEDWGYSTLHQQIKERSIQEMRHAESLIERILFLEGQPLVTKLGPISIGKKVEEMHGKDCDAEADAIKGYNETIKLAVEVGDNGTKQLLETILKDEEMHIDWLEEQQDQIEQMGIQIYLSQQRNGSGGGAAE
- a CDS encoding DUF454 domain-containing protein; the encoded protein is MGRRRVLRPVLLALGCLCVILAVFGIFLPVLPTVPFLLLALACFARSSDSFHAWLLNHNRLGPLIRPYLENEGMPAGAKFKAILLVWISIGISVVFFVPLLWVKVLLLVIALAVTAYIMKMPVRSEQE
- a CDS encoding EamA family transporter, with amino-acid sequence MTQQRLALLYGLLAVLCWSTVASAFKLSLRYLTPAELLFYAALVSLIILFIILLIQGKAGQLKRVKRSALLTSFGLGFINPFLYYLVLFKAYDLLPAQQAQPINYTWAITLTLLSIPLLKQKISLRELLAVAVSYAGVVVISTRGDLLAMQFDSPLGVGLALLSTLFWALYWIYNTRSQCDPVVGLFLNFLFGLPLVGLYLLLTEGFRMPPLSGLLGAGYVGLFEMGITFVLWLKALKLSVNTARIANLIFISPFLSLVFIRFLVGEEILPATFIGLVLIVAGLVLQQTGRPGGAQERVDGQA
- a CDS encoding EamA family transporter, whose translation is MNRSTPATGTFFVLGAAMLWGTTGTAQSFAAAGFDPAIIGACRLAIGGIALMFLALARREISRLSEWPWKQTLLAALFTAAYQLSFFAAVAKTGVAIGTVVGIGSAPIAGGILGYLFRRERPGRRWGMATILAIGGCALLGLAGRSGAVVVDMFGLVLAVGAGASYAAYTLVIKGMLEERAPNAVMAMVVCVAAIILLPTAWGRDLSWLAQPRSIAVVLHLGIFTMALSYWLFARGLQTVQVASAVTLSLAEPMTAALLGVLVVGERLPLAAWGGLLLILSGLMILAFPTRRYRAVREAV
- a CDS encoding universal stress protein, whose translation is MSFKDILVHIDTRTTCQSRLAAAIGLARQHRARLTGLYVIPHPYFASHHVDPQKIAAEAKKDFAEATAAAGIETEWICADCAASNMDMSQLINLHAHYRDLLVVSQVDFEHPERSSPPDLPERAVLGAGRPVLIVPYAGQFESIGQRVMLGWRGGPESSRALHDAMPLLGAAEAVRVISIEGRHGDEASRCHDADICQHLQRHSIKATSERLVSGDMKVGDLLLSRIADQGIDLLVIGAFSQSRRGHQTLGEIGRYLLDSMTVPVLMSH
- a CDS encoding ABC transporter ATP-binding protein, with the protein product MSDDILFEIKDLEVSYGSISAIKGISLEVRKGEIVAILGANGAGKTTTMRTISQLLKAESGSIRFKGQELTEIPAHKVVKLGISHSPEGRRVFGILTVEENLMLGAYSRKKMNRDTLNWVYELFPRLQERRKQLAGTLSGGEQQMLAIGRALMSDPEMLLLDEPSLGIAPILVKAIFKQIREIAKKGVTVLLVEQNAKAALRLADRGYVLDVGKIALSGTSQELLASEKVQEAYLGKKH